A part of Longimicrobiales bacterium genomic DNA contains:
- a CDS encoding HAD-IC family P-type ATPase, protein MAVNQEELLEGRPWHTLTAEEVQRQLEAPPGGLTTAEAAARLERYGPNVVEAEKVETWWRLLLRQFNDPLIFILLIAAAVTAALHDYTDSGVILAVVILNAAIGFVQELRAREAIRGLARLSAPRAEVQRDGRVHVIESRDLVPGDVVLLASGARVPADIRLISLHDLELNESMLTGESEPVRKSDEALRTENLVSSDQLNMAFAGTVVTRGRGRGIVVRTGLATEIGRIATSIRAVGTTVTPLQAEMHRFGRRVGWAVGVLAVVVLIVGLLRGLSASEIFLTAVALAVSAIPEGLPVVMTVTLAIGVGRMARRQAIIRSLPAVETLGSTTVIGSDKTGTLTRNEMTVTAIAAGGRVLEMDDLVREPAALDEPLRLTLLAGVLANEADPAALEHAETQGDPTEVALLQAARSTGTPPSELRARHPEVNVIPFEPEQRWMATLNRVPGGTLAIFLKGAPEVVLERCDRQLTARGTEEPIDRDAAAAAARELGARGLRVLAMAYRAVDREQLSEADVRAGFVFLGAQGMEDPVRPEAVAAVRAAHTAGIRVLMLTGDHVDTARNVGSQLGLGAGPDPRAVEGRSLDALSDEELTLIIRDVDVYARVTPKHKLRLVQSLMAQGEIVAVTGDGVNDAPALRAAHLGIAMGKGGTDVAREASDMILADDNFATITAAIEEGRTIFGNVRKVAFFLLSTAVAEVITILVALLAGWPLPFIAAQILWINLVTNGLQDVALAFEKGEPGLLQRPPRKIREGIVTLRILERLGAVGIVLATGTLAIFWWTLDQTGDLTHARTMAMTQMVVFQFFHVFNCRSLDRSVFSIPLFSNRFLFISIITAAAAHAAVLHIGFLQDVFRTGPLRPAEWLLVAAIGSTAIIGGELDKWRNRKKGRLLG, encoded by the coding sequence ATGGCTGTGAACCAGGAGGAACTTCTCGAGGGACGGCCGTGGCATACGCTTACGGCCGAGGAGGTGCAGCGACAGCTCGAAGCGCCGCCCGGGGGCCTGACGACGGCCGAGGCCGCAGCACGGCTCGAGCGCTACGGACCGAACGTCGTCGAAGCCGAGAAAGTCGAGACGTGGTGGCGGCTGCTGCTCCGGCAGTTCAATGATCCCCTGATCTTCATCCTGCTGATCGCTGCGGCCGTTACGGCAGCGCTGCATGATTACACGGACAGTGGAGTCATCCTCGCCGTTGTCATCCTCAATGCCGCGATCGGCTTCGTGCAGGAGCTTCGCGCCCGCGAAGCAATCCGCGGTCTCGCGCGGCTGAGCGCTCCGCGTGCGGAGGTCCAGCGCGACGGACGTGTACACGTCATCGAGAGTCGCGACCTCGTGCCCGGCGACGTCGTCCTGCTGGCATCGGGCGCGCGTGTGCCCGCTGACATCCGGCTCATCAGCCTGCACGACCTGGAGCTGAACGAGTCGATGCTGACCGGTGAATCGGAGCCTGTCCGCAAGAGCGACGAGGCGCTCCGCACTGAAAATCTCGTGTCCAGTGACCAGCTCAATATGGCGTTCGCCGGCACGGTGGTGACGCGCGGTCGCGGCCGCGGAATCGTGGTGCGCACGGGGTTGGCGACGGAAATCGGACGCATCGCTACATCGATTCGTGCGGTGGGTACGACGGTGACTCCGCTGCAGGCTGAGATGCATCGCTTCGGCCGTCGAGTTGGCTGGGCGGTCGGCGTCCTGGCGGTAGTAGTTCTGATCGTCGGGCTGCTCCGTGGGCTCTCGGCGTCGGAGATTTTCCTGACCGCAGTGGCACTCGCCGTGTCGGCGATACCGGAAGGACTGCCTGTCGTCATGACGGTGACGCTCGCCATCGGCGTGGGCCGCATGGCTCGGCGGCAGGCCATCATCCGGTCACTCCCTGCGGTGGAGACACTGGGCAGTACGACTGTCATCGGTTCCGACAAGACCGGCACGCTCACCCGCAACGAAATGACCGTCACGGCCATCGCCGCGGGTGGGCGCGTCCTCGAGATGGATGATCTGGTCCGTGAGCCCGCAGCGCTGGACGAGCCGCTGCGCCTTACTCTGCTTGCCGGCGTACTGGCCAATGAAGCCGATCCCGCCGCGCTCGAGCATGCCGAAACGCAGGGGGACCCGACCGAGGTCGCCCTGCTCCAGGCAGCCCGGTCCACCGGCACTCCGCCGTCCGAGCTGCGTGCCCGGCACCCCGAGGTGAACGTGATACCGTTCGAGCCTGAGCAGCGCTGGATGGCCACGCTGAACCGCGTGCCCGGCGGCACGCTCGCGATCTTCCTCAAGGGAGCGCCGGAAGTGGTCCTGGAACGCTGCGACCGGCAGCTGACGGCGCGGGGCACCGAAGAGCCAATTGATCGCGATGCCGCAGCGGCGGCCGCGCGCGAGCTAGGCGCGCGAGGACTTCGTGTGCTGGCGATGGCGTACCGGGCCGTGGATCGCGAGCAGCTCAGTGAAGCGGATGTGCGCGCCGGCTTTGTCTTTCTCGGTGCGCAGGGTATGGAGGACCCGGTGCGGCCGGAAGCGGTGGCCGCCGTCAGGGCGGCTCATACTGCGGGCATCCGGGTGCTGATGCTGACGGGAGATCATGTGGATACGGCGCGCAATGTAGGCAGCCAGCTCGGTCTCGGCGCCGGTCCTGATCCCCGCGCCGTCGAGGGGCGCTCGCTGGACGCGCTCTCCGACGAGGAGCTGACCCTCATCATCCGCGATGTGGATGTCTACGCCCGCGTGACGCCGAAGCACAAGCTGCGCCTGGTCCAGTCGCTGATGGCGCAGGGAGAGATCGTGGCGGTCACCGGCGACGGCGTGAACGACGCCCCGGCTCTGCGGGCAGCGCACCTCGGTATCGCGATGGGGAAGGGCGGCACCGATGTCGCCCGCGAAGCGTCAGACATGATCCTGGCCGATGACAACTTCGCGACAATCACTGCGGCGATCGAGGAAGGGCGCACGATCTTCGGCAACGTCCGCAAGGTGGCGTTCTTCCTGCTTTCCACCGCCGTCGCGGAAGTGATCACGATCCTCGTTGCACTTCTGGCCGGTTGGCCGCTTCCGTTCATCGCCGCGCAGATCCTCTGGATCAATCTGGTCACGAACGGATTGCAGGACGTGGCGCTCGCATTCGAGAAAGGCGAGCCAGGCCTCCTCCAGCGCCCGCCGCGCAAGATACGCGAGGGTATCGTCACGCTCCGGATACTCGAGCGGCTCGGGGCTGTCGGGATAGTGCTCGCAACGGGTACCCTCGCCATCTTCTGGTGGACGCTCGATCAGACAGGCGACCTGACACACGCGCGCACCATGGCCATGACGCAGATGGTCGTCTTCCAGTTCTTCCACGTCTTCAACTGTCGTTCCCTCGACCGATCGGTGTTCAGCATTCCACTGTTTTCCAACCGCTTCCTGTTCATCAGTATCATCACCGCCGCCGCCGCGCACGCCGCCGTGTTGCACATCGGCTTTCTGCAGGACGTATTTCGCACCGGCCCGCTGCGGCCTGCAGAATGGCTGCTGGTCGCGGCGATAGGAAGCACTGCCATAATCGGCGGTGAGCTCGACAAGTGGCGAAATCGGAAGAAAGGCCGACTCCTCGGGTGA
- a CDS encoding metal-sensitive transcriptional regulator — MDSEATTVACGCGTAHPADGEGARKAAGVDPERRDRNLKRLRRIEGQVRGLQRMINEDRYCADILTQISSVQEALRSVGRELMRNHLKHCATAAIRSGEGEAEAMYDELIDLMYRNLR, encoded by the coding sequence ATGGACAGCGAAGCCACCACCGTCGCCTGCGGCTGCGGTACCGCCCATCCCGCTGACGGCGAAGGCGCCCGCAAAGCGGCCGGCGTCGATCCCGAACGACGCGACCGCAACCTCAAACGCCTCCGCCGCATCGAGGGCCAGGTGCGCGGACTGCAGCGAATGATCAATGAAGACCGGTACTGCGCGGACATCCTCACGCAGATCTCCTCCGTGCAGGAGGCGCTGCGCAGTGTCGGTCGCGAGCTCATGCGCAATCATCTGAAGCACTGCGCGACGGCGGCGATCCGCTCCGGCGAGGGCGAAGCCGAGGCCATGTACGACGAGCTCATCGACCTGATGTACCGCAATCTGCGCTGA
- a CDS encoding Gfo/Idh/MocA family oxidoreductase yields MHESGTNDMKAGDTGPMLEAVIIGAGARGNEVFAELMRTKEIGWRVNAVVEPDTLRREAFAQRHDLTPERTFESIEDLLAGPRVGDVALICTPDVTHYTICAAVSRAGYDVLLEKPIATSLPDCLALLDVQQTHRNRIFVAHVLRYSPFFRTLKDIVASRRYGLVRNIRLTENVGHWHFAHSYVRGNWRRREDSAPIVLTKSSHDLDIIAWLMEKDRPAFINSFGTLEYFTQQNAPPEAAERCVECPLQDTCRYSATTFYLHDRRGWPFDVVAPAEAGIEARRRALETGQYGRCVWRTDNNVCDNQTVSVQFESGIHASFGLYALSAENTRLITVLLDDAEVTGDLLHGRLTVTPLSGSREVVEPISVPVPCSDDHHGGGDLALLQTLREHLMTGAHSEIMSSLESSIASHVLAFLADESRVKGGTPLPVPAIFKLSGMGV; encoded by the coding sequence GTGCACGAGAGCGGTACGAACGATATGAAGGCAGGGGATACGGGGCCGATGCTCGAGGCGGTGATCATCGGGGCGGGCGCGCGCGGTAACGAGGTGTTCGCGGAGCTGATGCGCACGAAGGAGATCGGCTGGCGCGTCAATGCCGTGGTGGAGCCGGACACGTTGCGGCGCGAGGCGTTCGCGCAGCGGCATGACCTTACTCCGGAGCGGACGTTCGAGAGCATAGAAGACCTCCTGGCCGGTCCCCGCGTTGGTGATGTCGCGCTCATCTGTACGCCGGATGTAACGCACTACACGATCTGCGCCGCGGTATCGCGCGCCGGATACGACGTCCTGCTGGAGAAGCCGATCGCCACTTCCCTGCCCGACTGCCTCGCCCTGCTGGATGTGCAGCAGACTCACCGCAACCGGATATTCGTCGCGCACGTGCTCCGCTATTCACCCTTCTTCCGTACCCTGAAGGACATCGTCGCGTCCCGGCGCTATGGCCTGGTGCGCAACATCCGGCTCACGGAGAACGTCGGGCACTGGCATTTCGCGCACAGCTACGTGCGCGGCAACTGGCGGCGGCGTGAGGACTCGGCCCCGATCGTTCTGACGAAGAGCTCGCACGATCTCGACATCATCGCGTGGCTGATGGAGAAGGATCGGCCGGCCTTCATCAACTCGTTCGGCACGCTCGAGTACTTCACGCAGCAGAACGCGCCGCCGGAAGCAGCCGAGCGATGCGTCGAGTGTCCGCTGCAGGACACCTGCCGGTACAGTGCGACGACATTCTACCTGCACGACAGGCGCGGCTGGCCGTTCGACGTGGTAGCGCCGGCCGAGGCGGGAATCGAGGCACGTCGCCGCGCCCTCGAGACGGGACAGTACGGTCGCTGCGTATGGCGTACCGACAATAACGTGTGCGACAACCAGACCGTGAGTGTCCAGTTCGAGTCGGGTATTCACGCGAGCTTCGGCCTCTACGCGCTCAGCGCGGAGAACACGCGGCTGATTACGGTGCTCCTGGATGATGCCGAGGTGACAGGCGATCTGCTGCACGGTCGCCTGACGGTCACACCGCTCTCCGGCAGCCGCGAGGTCGTGGAACCGATCAGCGTGCCTGTCCCCTGCTCCGACGACCACCATGGCGGCGGAGATCTGGCCCTGCTTCAGACGCTGCGCGAGCATCTGATGACGGGAGCGCACAGCGAGATCATGAGCTCTCTGGAGAGCTCCATCGCCAGTCACGTGCTGGCGTTCCTCGCCGATGAGTCCCGCGTGAAAGGCGGTACCCCGCTGCCGGTCCCGGCCATCTTCAAGCTCTCCGGGATGGGCGTGTGA
- a CDS encoding trehalose-6-phosphate synthase translates to MASDFIVLSHREPYQAVQLPDGDTVLRRKTNGVFTTLDSVMRQKRGTWIAWREHEDDDEFLPRIQVPSPDHEEAYTVRRIPLHPDEARRFYYDFTSTALWPVLFSLLDRARFTAEAWETYQRVNHLFADAVCEEAAPNALIWVNDFHLMLAPRIIKERRPDLRLALFLHTTFPPPDVFGILPWREQLLDGLLHLDLIGFHIPSYARNFADTAERFLDARVMATADTDLIRHGPAVAVPSYPTMLKYGEREVTLGVFPVGVDVEYFAGEAQSESTRDAAREVRLRAGADTVIVSAERLDYVKGVLERLECFERYLERHPEQHGNVSFVQIAVPTRTGMEEFQLMRRQVEEAVGRINGRFGGFEWQPVLHMYGSLDRPELVGLYLAADIAWVTPLRDGLNLVAKEYIATQIGGTGIVILSEFAGAAAELNGVILTNPYSPDDMDRALEQAMTMDEGERTGRMLMLRDRVLTWDVHRWSHAFLHAAEEAGAHTAGNVRS, encoded by the coding sequence ATGGCGAGTGATTTCATCGTGCTGTCGCACCGCGAGCCCTATCAGGCCGTGCAGCTGCCGGATGGCGATACTGTCCTGCGTCGTAAGACCAACGGTGTGTTCACCACTCTTGATTCCGTCATGCGGCAGAAGCGCGGGACGTGGATCGCCTGGCGCGAGCATGAGGATGATGATGAGTTCCTGCCGCGCATCCAGGTACCCTCCCCGGACCACGAAGAGGCCTACACCGTTCGCCGTATTCCACTCCACCCCGACGAAGCGCGACGGTTCTACTACGACTTCACATCGACGGCGCTGTGGCCCGTGCTGTTTTCCCTGCTCGATCGCGCCAGGTTCACAGCGGAGGCCTGGGAGACCTACCAGAGGGTGAACCATCTGTTCGCGGACGCCGTATGTGAAGAGGCGGCGCCGAACGCCCTGATCTGGGTCAACGACTTTCATCTCATGCTGGCCCCGCGCATCATCAAGGAGCGTCGACCCGACCTGCGTCTCGCGCTCTTCCTGCACACCACGTTTCCGCCACCGGACGTTTTCGGCATTCTGCCCTGGCGCGAGCAGCTGCTCGACGGACTCCTGCATCTGGACCTCATCGGGTTTCATATTCCGTCCTATGCGCGCAACTTCGCCGACACCGCGGAGCGGTTCCTCGACGCGCGCGTCATGGCGACGGCCGACACGGACCTGATCCGACACGGCCCGGCGGTCGCCGTGCCGAGTTATCCGACGATGCTGAAATATGGGGAGCGCGAAGTGACGCTTGGCGTGTTTCCGGTCGGCGTCGACGTCGAATATTTTGCCGGCGAGGCGCAGTCGGAGAGCACCCGTGATGCTGCGCGCGAGGTGCGGCTGCGGGCGGGAGCGGATACCGTCATTGTCTCTGCGGAGCGGCTGGACTACGTGAAGGGCGTGCTCGAGCGACTGGAGTGTTTTGAGCGCTACCTCGAGCGCCACCCCGAGCAGCACGGTAACGTCTCGTTCGTGCAGATCGCCGTGCCGACGCGCACCGGTATGGAGGAGTTCCAGCTGATGCGGCGGCAGGTCGAGGAAGCCGTCGGCCGCATCAACGGCCGCTTCGGCGGGTTCGAGTGGCAGCCCGTGCTGCACATGTACGGCTCACTCGATCGTCCCGAGCTGGTCGGCCTCTACCTCGCCGCCGACATCGCGTGGGTCACGCCGCTCCGGGATGGGCTCAACCTCGTCGCGAAGGAATACATCGCCACCCAGATCGGCGGTACCGGCATAGTGATCCTTTCGGAGTTCGCTGGCGCCGCCGCCGAGCTCAACGGCGTCATCCTGACGAATCCGTATTCGCCCGATGATATGGACCGTGCCCTCGAGCAGGCGATGACCATGGATGAAGGCGAGCGTACGGGCCGCATGCTCATGCTGCGTGACCGCGTCCTGACATGGGACGTGCATCGCTGGTCGCATGCGTTTCTGCACGCTGCCGAGGAGGCGGGGGCGCACACGGCAGGTAACGTGCGGAGCTGA
- a CDS encoding L,D-transpeptidase family protein has translation MKPRTHFWSGMAYCALLLLGATAQTSAQGPSALHLVSSEPAGGSSLTAADYAVAESGFARAQLQHSRVRRAQLNARPKIQRLFRERSIRHPAAEVFVRVFKRDREMEVWVRPLDGSRFQLLKTYSICALAGKPGPKRRQGDAQVPEGFYNIDLFNPNSSYHLSMRVDYPNARDRAANPGGNLGGDIYIHGDCVSAGCLAMTDAGIEELYWIGIEAHAMGQTRIPVHIFPARLDDAEMRRMKDVFADQPELLRFWKTLQPGYEYFEKHHRLPQVLVDAGGTYRFDG, from the coding sequence ATGAAGCCGAGAACGCACTTCTGGAGCGGTATGGCGTATTGCGCCCTGCTGCTTCTCGGAGCGACGGCGCAGACGAGCGCGCAGGGGCCGAGCGCACTGCATCTCGTCTCGTCAGAGCCCGCGGGTGGCAGCAGTCTGACGGCTGCCGACTACGCGGTAGCGGAATCCGGATTCGCCAGGGCACAGCTCCAGCACAGCCGCGTGCGGCGCGCACAGCTGAACGCCCGTCCGAAGATCCAGCGTCTGTTCCGGGAGCGGAGCATCCGCCACCCGGCGGCAGAGGTGTTCGTGCGTGTGTTCAAGCGCGACCGTGAGATGGAGGTGTGGGTCAGGCCGCTGGACGGCTCGCGTTTCCAGCTGCTGAAGACGTACAGCATCTGTGCGCTGGCGGGAAAGCCCGGACCGAAGCGGCGCCAGGGCGACGCGCAGGTGCCGGAGGGGTTCTACAACATCGACCTCTTCAATCCAAACAGCAGCTATCACCTGTCGATGCGCGTCGATTACCCGAACGCGCGGGACCGGGCGGCGAATCCGGGCGGCAATCTGGGCGGTGACATCTACATCCATGGCGACTGCGTTTCGGCAGGCTGTCTCGCCATGACGGATGCGGGGATCGAGGAGCTGTACTGGATCGGGATCGAGGCGCATGCGATGGGCCAGACCCGCATCCCTGTGCACATCTTCCCGGCGCGGCTGGACGACGCCGAGATGCGGCGGATGAAGGACGTGTTCGCCGATCAGCCGGAGCTGCTCCGGTTCTGGAAGACGCTGCAGC
- a CDS encoding SPFH domain-containing protein: MTIASLALLQFDPGSGITVIGAIALVLFSILALFVSRYKRCPANRVLVISGKVAGGQSARVISGGGTFVWPVIQQADFLSLLPLQIDINLTDALSLENIRVRVPSQVTVAIGDTEEYQQNAAARVLGLSPKDVSDLAMNIIFGQMRQVIASMRIEDINRDRDQFRANIEHALEPELKKVGLKLINVNIKDLNDESGYIEAIGREAGARAVQKARGDVAEQEKLGEIAVASATQEKEIAVADANRTREIGVKSAARDTAVKVAELDRETAVAQKEAEFSRDSAIAEADRLRRISVAAADAEAVRGEASAEQARRVAIAAANAQAIEGETTAQARVAAAQAALQVKEAESYEVGETRKRVALAKVQESENRALALAAVAESERIEAERRAELEAPAKAERARRLVEAEAEAESRRIEAQGEASAIFARLEAEARGEYEKLAKKAEGLGRLVEACGGADQAYQLLMLEHLDHLANTAATAISNIKMDKVVVWGGGNGSGGKGNNDVGVGAFVRDLAGTVPPVLQMLRDIGGVTVSDRFVKLEEETVSAAAGAGPETPAADVPTVELADPRRTNRP; encoded by the coding sequence ATGACAATCGCATCGCTCGCCCTGCTGCAGTTCGATCCCGGCTCGGGCATCACGGTCATTGGCGCAATCGCGCTGGTCCTGTTCAGCATCCTGGCGCTGTTCGTGAGCCGCTACAAGCGGTGTCCGGCGAACCGCGTGCTTGTGATATCCGGTAAGGTCGCCGGCGGTCAGTCAGCGCGGGTGATCAGCGGCGGCGGCACGTTCGTATGGCCGGTGATCCAGCAGGCTGACTTTCTGTCACTGCTGCCGCTGCAGATCGACATCAACCTGACGGACGCGCTTTCGCTGGAGAACATTCGCGTGCGCGTCCCGAGCCAGGTGACGGTAGCGATCGGGGACACGGAGGAGTATCAGCAGAACGCTGCGGCGCGAGTGCTGGGGCTGTCACCGAAGGATGTCAGCGATCTGGCTATGAACATTATTTTCGGCCAGATGCGTCAGGTGATCGCGTCGATGAGGATCGAGGACATCAACCGGGATCGTGACCAGTTCCGCGCGAACATTGAGCATGCGCTGGAGCCCGAGCTGAAGAAGGTCGGCCTGAAGCTGATCAATGTGAACATCAAGGACCTGAACGACGAGTCCGGATACATCGAGGCGATCGGCCGCGAAGCCGGTGCACGCGCGGTACAGAAGGCGCGCGGTGACGTGGCGGAGCAGGAGAAGCTGGGCGAGATCGCGGTTGCGTCGGCTACGCAGGAGAAGGAGATCGCGGTTGCGGACGCAAACCGGACGCGCGAGATCGGCGTGAAGAGTGCTGCACGCGACACGGCTGTGAAGGTGGCGGAGCTGGACCGCGAGACGGCAGTGGCGCAGAAGGAAGCGGAGTTCTCGCGTGACAGTGCGATCGCAGAGGCCGATCGTCTGCGGCGTATCTCGGTAGCGGCTGCGGACGCAGAAGCGGTGCGGGGCGAGGCGAGTGCTGAGCAGGCGCGTCGCGTTGCGATTGCGGCAGCGAACGCGCAGGCGATCGAGGGCGAGACGACCGCGCAGGCGCGCGTTGCAGCGGCGCAGGCGGCACTGCAGGTGAAGGAAGCCGAGTCGTACGAGGTCGGCGAGACGCGCAAGCGTGTAGCGCTCGCGAAGGTTCAGGAGTCGGAGAACCGGGCGCTCGCACTGGCGGCGGTCGCGGAGAGCGAGCGCATCGAGGCGGAGCGGCGCGCCGAGCTCGAGGCCCCCGCGAAGGCGGAGCGCGCACGGCGGCTCGTGGAAGCGGAAGCGGAGGCGGAAAGCCGGCGTATCGAAGCGCAGGGCGAGGCGTCGGCGATATTCGCGCGGCTGGAAGCGGAGGCGCGCGGTGAATACGAGAAGCTGGCGAAGAAGGCCGAGGGTCTGGGTCGCCTGGTCGAGGCGTGCGGCGGAGCGGATCAGGCCTATCAGCTGCTCATGCTGGAGCATCTCGATCACCTGGCGAATACTGCCGCCACCGCGATATCGAACATCAAGATGGACAAGGTTGTAGTCTGGGGCGGCGGGAACGGCAGCGGCGGCAAGGGCAACAATGACGTCGGCGTCGGTGCGTTCGTGCGGGACCTGGCCGGCACCGTACCGCCAGTCCTCCAGATGCTCAGGGACATCGGCGGCGTCACCGTGAGCGACCGGTTCGTCAAGCTCGAGGAGGAGACAGTCTCCGCGGCGGCCGGCGCCGGTCCGGAAACCCCTGCGGCTGATGTGCCGACCGTCGAGCTGGCGGACCCGAGGCGCACAAACAGACCATAA
- a CDS encoding glycosyl hydrolase family 18 protein translates to MNRLSCAALAAAGFCAVPAAAQDAERLFYYVDNESAYESLVANIDRIDVVAASAYFVEEDGVVWGDLDPRVLELARAHGARVIPLLVNRGFDQQALHALLTDDAARARVAASLAELCRRHDYDGIQIDFENLSINDRDAFTQFYRETAAALREAGCSISVAVVHRPDELPGPTPYHKWLFDSWRGGYDLAALGDIGEFISIMSYSQHTRRTPPGPQAGIPWVEDVVEYFLRFVPAGKLSLGIPVNSQHWYTSYEERITPELARSYSAQLSHTRATGMIDRYDATVQWNDDHEVGYAFFPVGGTFEWIFLEDARSFRAKLDLMRRYGLRGFSVWVLGPEDPAIWEELPRRTARTSIR, encoded by the coding sequence ATGAATCGTCTATCCTGTGCTGCGCTCGCAGCTGCGGGCTTCTGTGCCGTACCCGCCGCTGCGCAGGACGCAGAACGGCTGTTCTACTACGTCGACAACGAGTCCGCGTACGAGAGCCTGGTCGCCAACATCGACCGTATCGACGTCGTCGCCGCATCCGCCTATTTCGTCGAGGAGGACGGTGTGGTGTGGGGCGACCTGGACCCGCGCGTGCTCGAGCTTGCACGCGCGCACGGCGCCAGAGTGATCCCGCTGCTCGTCAACCGAGGCTTTGACCAGCAGGCGCTGCACGCACTGCTCACGGACGACGCAGCACGCGCCCGCGTAGCGGCATCGCTGGCGGAACTCTGCCGGCGCCATGATTACGACGGCATTCAGATCGATTTCGAGAACCTGAGCATCAACGATCGCGACGCGTTCACGCAGTTCTATCGTGAGACCGCCGCGGCGCTGCGCGAGGCGGGCTGCAGTATCAGTGTGGCCGTAGTGCACCGTCCCGACGAGCTGCCGGGGCCCACGCCGTATCACAAGTGGCTGTTCGACAGCTGGCGCGGCGGCTACGACCTGGCCGCACTCGGCGACATTGGTGAGTTCATCTCCATCATGAGCTATTCACAGCACACGCGGCGGACTCCGCCGGGGCCGCAGGCCGGGATCCCGTGGGTGGAGGATGTGGTGGAGTACTTTCTGCGATTCGTGCCGGCAGGCAAGCTCTCGCTCGGCATACCCGTAAACTCCCAGCACTGGTACACGTCGTACGAAGAACGGATCACCCCCGAGCTCGCGCGGTCGTACAGCGCGCAGCTCAGCCACACCCGCGCGACCGGCATGATCGATCGCTACGATGCCACCGTGCAGTGGAACGACGACCATGAGGTCGGCTATGCGTTCTTTCCGGTGGGCGGCACGTTCGAATGGATCTTCCTGGAAGACGCCCGCAGCTTCCGCGCGAAGCTCGACCTCATGCGGCGTTACGGCCTGCGCGGGTTCTCCGTCTGGGTGCTGGGTCCGGAGGATCCTGCGATCTGGGAAGAGCTGCCGCGCAGAACGGCGCGGACGTCGATTCGTTGA
- a CDS encoding HAD-IIB family hydrolase — MSGRLVLATDLDGTMAHGTESARRQVVAAVRATRDARLIYVTGRTPGSARSLLGRSALPEPDILIADVGTSVLHGAGPKRVTEIEAEMEAVWPGADAVRDRLASVRALTAQDVDSPRRVAYWIEPVRVRRSSTASQDPFAARPPDDASLDAESHDIALNVAGEAALALEDLGVDVLVSANVFLDVLPRGVNKGSTLRRVLDWVGVDEGDCVVAGDSLNDLALFETGLRGIAVGNCEPALARHVANMEQVYQARGIGAEGILEGLRHFGHAADTESEGDTHGE, encoded by the coding sequence GTGAGCGGACGACTGGTTCTGGCCACGGACCTCGATGGTACGATGGCGCATGGCACCGAATCCGCACGTCGGCAGGTCGTGGCGGCGGTGCGGGCGACGCGCGATGCACGACTGATCTACGTCACGGGCCGCACGCCCGGGTCGGCGCGCTCGCTCCTCGGCAGATCGGCGCTGCCGGAGCCGGATATACTGATTGCGGACGTTGGCACATCCGTTCTGCATGGCGCCGGTCCGAAGCGCGTGACCGAGATCGAGGCCGAGATGGAGGCGGTATGGCCGGGCGCCGATGCGGTGCGCGATCGGCTGGCATCGGTCCGGGCACTGACGGCGCAGGACGTCGACTCACCGCGGCGCGTCGCGTACTGGATCGAGCCGGTACGCGTGCGGCGGTCTTCTACGGCGTCGCAGGATCCGTTCGCCGCGCGCCCGCCGGATGATGCATCCCTCGACGCGGAGTCGCACGACATCGCTCTGAACGTGGCCGGTGAAGCGGCGCTGGCGCTGGAGGATCTCGGGGTGGACGTGCTGGTATCGGCGAATGTGTTCCTGGACGTACTGCCGCGGGGCGTAAACAAGGGCAGCACGCTGCGACGCGTCCTCGACTGGGTCGGCGTGGATGAAGGCGACTGCGTCGTCGCAGGCGATTCGCTCAACGACCTGGCGCTGTTCGAGACCGGCCTGCGCGGGATCGCCGTCGGCAACTGCGAGCCTGCGCTGGCCCGGCACGTCGCGAACATGGAGCAGGTGTATCAGGCGCGCGGGATCGGCGCCGAGGGCATTCTCGAGGGGCTGCGCCATTTTGGTCATGCCGCCGATACCGAGTCGGAAGGAGACACACATGGCGAGTGA
- a CDS encoding DUF4440 domain-containing protein, producing MRMLRIGMSVVLALAAPVALAAQVKPDAGVRQESIALPPELDRVLREYEAAWSAGDETALAELFTDDGFVPVPSGWSRGRALIESVYENAQGPLLLRAIAFAVHDTVGYIVGAYTYRGLPEGTDAGKFLLALRLDASGRWLIAADLASSNRE from the coding sequence ATGCGTATGCTCAGGATCGGCATGTCAGTTGTGCTCGCATTGGCCGCCCCGGTCGCACTGGCGGCGCAGGTCAAGCCGGATGCCGGCGTCAGGCAGGAGTCGATCGCTCTGCCACCCGAGCTGGATCGCGTGCTGCGCGAATACGAGGCGGCCTGGTCTGCGGGTGATGAGACAGCGCTCGCAGAGCTCTTCACGGACGACGGTTTCGTTCCTGTACCATCCGGGTGGAGCCGCGGACGCGCACTTATCGAGTCTGTATACGAGAACGCTCAGGGGCCACTGCTGCTCCGCGCGATCGCATTCGCTGTGCACGACACTGTAGGGTACATCGTCGGAGCATACACCTACCGCGGCCTGCCCGAAGGGACCGACGCAGGCAAGTTCCTGCTCGCGCTCAGGCTGGATGCGTCAGGCCGATGGCTGATAGCCGCCGACCTGGCCAGCAGCAACCGCGAGTAG